The region atgctccatcgaactatgataaacaatgaatcaccctttgccacctatgcttagaaccgattagtgtgccggtaaaccacacacgctccactaacttcttagcaagggtgcaaagtgtaatttcatgggattgcatcaattcacttttcctaaagtaactaagattgggaaattttaaaaatgtgtagttactttgtattacttattatacttttaatgagaggatgaggttgccctatcctacccgttcggctaacgaccctccaccaatcaagcaagcggtgggtgtgagtgtacacccattaagcgccattttataggccgcaaccttatacccaccttatagatcggcttcgtgaatgagttctactaacggtaagactagcatttagttatacatatatatatatatatatatatatatatatatatatatatatatatatatatatatatatatattattctagtaatatcatattagtataaggttgtattttaaacttttaaaatctagggtttgaaatttaagttgtttaaattaaaacttttaatcacaaatataaatttcaaaacttgaggacaagttttaaacatttaaaacatggaggatcaaataacaaataattcaaattaacaattaatatcctaattatctatatttgatttattcaagatttcttttaagataattaccaaaataattaaaataattaattaattatcatataaggaaattaagtattttattagatgataaatatctttaattagatcaagattatagtcatatatatcaaaaaatcggattagggttgatctaattagtttaaggaaagtttacataagataattatgaaaaaatcccgaatctggccattcctgacgcctggactcgccgagtgcacaaagggactcgccgagtccactttggaactcgccgagtccatgactcagaaaccaaaaaatcgaattttgcaggtttgtttcagttaatcaagcaacaatttaaagaaaaccaagccaggctctgataccactgatgggttttagccataagaactttcctatgtgcgcatgcaaaaccctaatgcttggatctaggctttctaattaaacatgctttgaatccaagacttctaatgactaattaggttaaataacaacattgaaacagatctagaaccatacctttgaattccttgttgatcttgttgtcttggagcttctagagtcacaaatgtcactcctctaatggcttacaaacaccaatagcaaggaagatgatttaaaagagaggagaggagaggaaatcggccagagttctcttactttaggtgagattCCGATTTCCTttacccatggggtctatttatacttgtagactccttaagggttacagtctaaaccctaattggataatcttctcttaaggctatccaaatcctttccttagataatccccttggacgattttgaagttatcctagcttctagaatccgtcccttgtatatctataaggatttatagtctaaagcttaactttcaaacaattgacagtttatacccctttatttaattaatctctttaagtcaccaaattaattacaattaattctatgacttatattaatcaaataacaatatattattctttataatatttactctctcttaataaatcatcctatcaagttgctatggtgaaggcaacccaaaaggaccatgcacaaccgggttaaatacttgcctaatatagttgcagccttagacactattccaacactcccccctccccccccccccccttctaaAGAGGCCATTTAGAGAAAATggttaattttcaaaattttatttaaatggattattttttttaattacacCAAAAAGTGGTTATTTTACTCTATTtccctttaaaaaaaattaatggattgtttttttttatttcataattGAAACTAACATGTGGTTTGAAAATGGCAAACTCACACTACATGGGCCTACAACGAACATGTGTTACTAGGGTCATAGGGTAATTATGTCATTTACTTTTGCACTCTTCGATCTTATTATCATCTTCCGACGTTCTTCATCATGACATTCAAGATTTTTGCCATTGGACAATTccacataaaaaaacataaaaaatatactCATTCTGACTAGTCCAAAACGAATCAATAATCCGTAAAACACATCCGGAATACGAAGAACTGGTTCGAAATGTGATGAACAGTTTTAGAATATGGATACAGATTGTAATTTTCCGGAATTGTAATCCAGAATAGGGGTCTGGAATATAGATCCAGAATAATGTGTATTCTGGAATGCCCACTAGAACATGCTAAATTGCTTGATTAATGCTTCTTTTGATAGTTGCATGACAGAACATACGAAGCGATTGTGACTACAACATGCATGCCTGAAATTGGGCGGTAAATCATGGCTCGTTTACAAAACCGGCCAAGTTTGTTTGGCCATGTTTAAGCAATCATGTTTTGGTGATTATGTGAACATGCCGATGGATGTGGAATATCACATTTTACTCTGTCACTATCTTATGTTTAAGGAATATACTATAAATGATACAGTTGACCTACAAGAGCTTTTATTTCTGGTATACGACTATCGGGTTTGCTTCGACGTGAAAACATTCTAACTTGATTATCGGATTATGGTTTGGaaactacccccccccccccccccccggttctACTTTTGTACAGTTCAGACAACGTATATTTCCATTTGTGATGCCTTCGTGTTCAGTGAACATGGGTAACCTTATGTACGTGTCCAATGACTTCCTTCATCAATTAGGTGACACAGATGTGGTGAGAGTCTCCCTGCTGCCCCAATTTCTTTACTCTTTGCATTTTTTCCTCCAAAGAAGCATTGCTGACGTAGCAAGTATGTGGCAAGCCACGTCAGCTCCGATTCAGCCCATTTACGTCAGTCAACTATGGTGTTACTGGCCTTGGAGGGTCAAATACGGTTAAGGGGCACAATTGAACAATTTATCCGGTTGTTGAGGCATTATTGCACTAAAAATTCGACTTTGGGCATAATCGATAATTTCATGTAAAATTGAGGGCTTTTATGACAAAACCCCTATCATATggtattttgaattttaaataaGTTTTTTCAATATTAAATTAGTTTAatcctaattaaatatatgtttgcAGGCCCGTCCCAAAGGGTGGGCGACCGTCCAGGGCCCATCTTTAAATGaggcctaattttttttttatggaaagtgttatatttagaagatagtacaattaattttctttaaattattgagttattataaaaaattaatGAAAATTTTGTATTTTAGAGGCCATTTTTCCCACTCGCCTTGGGCCAAAATATCTTTGAAACGCCTGTATGTTTGGATATAGATGTACGAAAAAGGacacaaaaataaagaataaatggGTTTGTATATAGTTAAGTAATTAACCACATAACTCCAAAGAATTCAACCATGGTGAATATCAATTATATgaacaaaataaatgaattttAAAGAATCATTATACACAATTAACAATCCACTATAAAtccgaaaaaaataaataatgtgTTAACATGTTGTGGTTAGACATGACAATGAACAAGAGAAGAATTCGAGAACACGATCATTTGATCTTTGGATCGAAATGGGAATTTCGTTTCCCGATGATCATCTTCAATTGGAGCAGGAAGATTCAAGTCCAATGACAGTAGGGTTTTCGGTTTCTTGGAATCTTGACACCCACCGGAATTGCCACAAGTGGATGTAGCCATGGGCATGGACCTATGTCGTCTCATATGACCACCTAGTGCCTGACCAGAAGCAAATTCAGCACCACATATCGAACATTCATGAACCTTAGATGCCTTTGTCGAGCCACTTCGGTTACATTGAGTCTGCTGACTGGAACCAATTTTAAGAGATAGCGTCGTAGAGCTATGATGAACATCCACAACTTGGTTCACCATGTTATTTGGCCTAATCTTGTCTTCTAAACAAGGCTTAGGGGGTTTCTTGTGACTGGCTCTATGGCCACCGAGAGCTTGAAACGAAGAGAACCCACGATTACATGTTTTGCATTCATAAACATAAAACCCGGATAACGTATCCACCACCGCTttgtgtggtggtggtggtggcgaagATTGACCCTGGGCGAGAAGAATCAAACAGTTTGCCATGTCTTCGTCGTCGTTTTCTTGAATGATTCTTGTGAATTCGATCGAGTTGGTTGGCGTGTGGAAGAAGGTGTTATAAGGGTTTTCTGTATCACCACCTTCACtagtggttgtggtggtggatgAAGTGGATGCCATGGTTAGAGCAAGAGGGGATGAGGGTCGTGGACGCTTGGTTCTTTTCCCCCTAATGACCATGTTTCTTGAATCCTCCATGATCTGATTATAATCATTTTGATGAGCATCCATGTTTAGGAGGAGTAAGAGAAGTGATGGCGTCCAAGGTTggtaatatatatatagagagagagggagagagaaagaTGATAACGAGAGGGGGGCCGCTTCCGTGAAGTGTAACCGTGAGAGTATCTCCCCCAATCTAACTTTGCCTTTCCAACCTTGGAAGTTACTATAAAAAAGGGAATTATTtcactttcttttttcttttcttccttttatttttatttatgaacTCTTCAATAATACCTTTCATTTAACATTTTTAAGCAGTTATTTTGAACAACAATTTTGGATATAATCTTTTATTATACTTGTGTACTACTACACAATTAATATAATTTTTCTAAGGTTCCTAATTGCGTGAATGCGATCAAaatgttaatttttttaatttgacGCTCCATAATCGTTTATAAATTTACATAATAAATgtcaactcatatatatatatatatatatatatatatatatatatatatatatatatatatatatatatatatatatatatatatatatatatatatatatatatataataagtgaGAATCGGTTGGCTTTGAAGGAAACCCAGATAGGAGGAGTTTGGTtgcttattatttatatataccaTAACGATACCTTGTGGAGAATTGGAGTGCAAGCCTGGCACACAAACCCCTTAAAATGTCTTCTAAAATCCAgaactttttttattttgttttttagtaACCCACTCTTGCAAAGGTCTTATTTAATCTTTCAAATAAAGTTTCTATATTTTACTTTCTAGTTCTTTATCTTGTATGTAAAGGTGTAATAGGGAGGTGGGGTCACTTTTTCCACCACATTCAACCCATTACCACAttaatttttcattatttttttttcttcatttttcacaaTTCACGACATACGGAAACTCTGTCTTTTTCAAACCACTCaattataaaaatacaaaaaaactaagATACAAGTCTTAATTAGCAATAGAACTATACTGATACCTCCAAAATACCACCCCCTCTTCAGTGGGTTAGGAGTGATGGATTGTTTAATTGGTTTCACTAACCCGCttcatcctttctctctctctctctctctctctctctctctctctctctcatttctcttatGTCATGTGTTTTAAGACCTGTATCGtggttgttttgtatttttttttaattgagtgggttgcGTGGGTTGAAAAATATAGAATTTTCATATGTTGTGGgttgaaaaagatgaagaaaaaaaaaattaatgtggAAATGGGTTGAGTTGGTTAGGAGAGAATGACTCCCTCCTCCTTTAGACGTGGAAATATTATCAGCATACTAGTTCTATTAAGttcagaaagtattttatatatactaTATAACTTAATCAATATCTGACCCTACCCCAACAGTAGCCGCGTCTGGCATAGCAAAACCCAGCCCACTAACTTCAAGTTTACGTTTATTTTACTAGTTGCAGATTGACGATTGAGGCAGAGAAATTTAGATGCATATTTGGTTTGTGAAACCAACAAATAAAGGGAACGATTAAACACAATTTGCTGCTATAATATACTAAGAGGTAGCATAAAACAAGCAGGGTTCAACCACTGAGATACGCGACTTCTTATTTGGTCATGTTCTTACACATTACAATATCAattgttaataaaaaaaaaggttttgtTAACTTCAAATTGAActtcataaaaaaataaattaaagactgaaatttataaattaaaagatATTTCTGATTATGATTCTTATTCATGTGTTATATTGAAAGACATAATATGATTATAATTCATGTTTCAATCTAGATTGGTAATCAAGATATTAATAAGCACTAATATCCAAGTTAACAAAGATATTTTACTCAAAACATGATTTTTAAGTAAAATTTCATCTAGTTGATTTTACACAAACAAACTCTTAAATTAAATCACTAGAAAGCTTTGAGTTCATGTAACAATTACCAACAATGTTCAACATTCTTCATATGTTCGAGAGTGTAAGAACATTTAATCTTTGATTATACTAATTTTAATCTACTTGAAACCAATTAAGTGCTTATTACCAACATCAAATCAGAAAACAtattcaaattttacaatttgattaactagaATAATAAGAACCCTAATTCCATTGATCAGGTGAAATTGAGTACAAATCAAACATTTTAATGAAGATCAAACCAAAGATTACTAGATAGAAACATGAAATATAGTGCAAATCACAATCTAAACAACAAACACATAAGAATCCAGAACTGGAAATAATAGAAAAagttagccacacatggctaaatcaaaatacaaattcaacaagttttgatctTCAAACAAACTTACAAAATgaaaatcaaagtgtttccaaAGTGCCAAGTGGTGATATGATCTCCCAAAAATCGGCCCTGGTAGTCTATGGTCAAAAATCCCTTTGAATAATCCTGGAAAATCTCTTTAATCGGAAGTTGTAAGTCAAAAAACAGCCAGACCTCGTTACACGACCCGTGTAACGTAAGCCTTGCCATTACACGACCGAGTAATGGACCCGATGTGCTGAAAAGCTTCCAAAGTGCGCTCGCATAACGCATGCCTTGCTAAATCGTGGTCCGTGTAATAAGTTGCAAAATATCCAATTTCCGATTTTCCAATTTCTTCAATTTAGCTCCGAAAATCTCGAAACTTCACCGAGAGCTTCCCTCGAACATCCTAAGAATGTTCTAATCTTTAAATCACCCTGAATCATCCacaaaaaatggtgaaaaatagatAGATCCTTGATAATGTCTGAATATTCAAAAtgcatttaaatttatattttttttttggaaagggaacttccctaacgagggtttccgggccagctttcgcgcaccgactaatcccccgctgcaaacatAAAGCTTTGCttcatgccctggagtcactgcaggcgaacctccatggccacaagggcacatttaaatttatattaaaatccAAAGCAATGATATAAGTAAACATGTGAAAAAGTACAACCTAACAATGCCCTACTAAATATCTAAGTGATTAATGACGATCTTATAGTGTAAATCCTGATGTAATAATTTTAGTAGTAAGGATAATGTTTTCAGTGGTTGGGAAATATCTAAACTTTAAGGGGTATTATCAATGGGAGTTTAGAACATAACATCACATTGTTCACTATTTAAATAAAACCgagagaaaatgaaaaaaaaataataataactagtTGCGGGTCTTGGTCGTGTTcgtataaacaatttttttttaagtttttacaaTTGTACTCATTGAGATCTTATATCTTGATATATTTTTTACAACTATACCACTATAAATACTTTCAAAACACTTTTTTTCAATTTATGAGAAGGAATCGATGTTAAacgattttttttcaattttaattcaaaattatatTTGTATTTAGCTATTATACCTTTAATAGATTAGTTATTTAAACtattgaaatataaaatataggcTTTAAAAATCTTAATTTAtacgtttatttttatttatttatttatttttgccaAAAGATTAAGATAgtttactaaaaataattaagatagatcataattttttttatttatatacacttcctataaaatatataaaagaaaaaaaaagatgggTCAAGTGACCCATCTATGTGATATATACATTGGCCTCCGGGTATTATGTTCATTTTCTAAATGTTTCTTGAATGAGGGGGCCTTTTAAAGTTTAgggatattttttataaaaaaattaatataattaatacGAACGTCGAACATCTCTAAAAGTTGGTTGTCTAATGTTACTAACCCTAACAATTTAATGAATTTGAGAAAATATTTcatttgttttataaaaaataatcgAAGATACACAAAATA is a window of Lactuca sativa cultivar Salinas chromosome 1, Lsat_Salinas_v11, whole genome shotgun sequence DNA encoding:
- the LOC111893027 gene encoding zinc finger protein ZAT5 gives rise to the protein MDAHQNDYNQIMEDSRNMVIRGKRTKRPRPSSPLALTMASTSSTTTTTSEGGDTENPYNTFFHTPTNSIEFTRIIQENDDEDMANCLILLAQGQSSPPPPPHKAVVDTLSGFYVYECKTCNRGFSSFQALGGHRASHKKPPKPCLEDKIRPNNMVNQVVDVHHSSTTLSLKIGSSQQTQCNRSGSTKASKVHECSICGAEFASGQALGGHMRRHRSMPMATSTCGNSGGCQDSKKPKTLLSLDLNLPAPIEDDHRETKFPFRSKDQMIVFSNSSLVHCHV